The Aerosakkonema funiforme FACHB-1375 genome includes the window AAGCAACAAACCAAAGCATCCGAGTTGCTCGGTGATATCCAGGCGACGATAGATTATCTCAAAAGCCTGCCCCAGGTAAAAGGCGATCGCATTGGCTGCATAGGTTTTTGCTTTGGCGGTCACGTGGCCTATCTTGCCGCGACTTTACCCGATATCAAAGCTACTGCCTCATTCTACGGTGCTGGTATCGCCAATTCTACTCCTGGTGGCGGCGAACCGACAATAACCCGCACAAAAGACATTAAAGGCATCCTCTACGCCTTCTTTGGTATGGATGATGCCAGCATTCCAGCGGAACAGGTCGATCGAATTGAGGCAGAGTTAGAGAAACATCAGGTTACTCATCGCGTCTTTCGCTACGATGGAGTTGACCACGGTTTTTTCTGCGATCGTCGCGGAAGCTACGATGCAGCAGCAGCTGAAGCTGCTTGGGCTCAGGTTAAGCAATTGTTTCAAACGAATCTCCTGGTAGCAAGTGGAAGTTAGTGAGGATGTGCCAGAGGTTGTAGAAGCTTTTCCCCGTTTAGAGGCCGAAACTGAGATAAAAACTTGTTACAGCCAAAGGTAAAATGCTTGGGGTAGCTGCCCTGGGAGTTTGGTCATAGCAAAAACAAGTTTAGCGATCGTATCAAGGCGATCGATCGTCAGTCAAGCAGTGCGATCGTTAAACTACACTATCAGCCGTGCCATCAACCCTGCCGCGCCAGCAACTAAATCAAAATTTACCTAGATCGAAAAGAAAGATGAAACCCAAATCGACGCCTTCTCAAGCCAATAACTCATCCTTTTCTATGGATGATTTTGCCAAAGCCCTCGAAACACACGACTACAACTTTGAAAAAGGGCAGGTGGTACGCGGCAAGGCGTTTGAATACGCCAGCGATGGTGTGTATATAGACATTGGTGCTAAATCCTCCGCTTTTCTCCCCATTCAAGAGATTATCTTAAAACGATCGACTACTTTGTCCGAATTATTACCATTAGGGGAAGAACGCGAATTTTTAATCATCCGCGAGCAAGATGCAGACGGACAAGTTACCCTTTCTTTAAAGCAGCTACAAATTAAGCAAACTTGGGATAAGTTGGCCGAAATGCAAGATAGCGGTCAAACAATACAAGTGAAAGTCACCGGTGTAAACAAAGGTGGTGTCACCGTCGATGTTAAGGGGGTACGGGGTTTTATTCCGCGCAGTCACTTAATAGATAAAGACAAGCTGGAGGAACTCATCGGTCAACCCTTAACTGCCAGCTTTTTGGAACTCGATCGCGAACGCGAAAAACTCGTTCTTTCCCAGCGCTTAGCCAGTCAATCCGCTCGCTTTAGCGAAATGGAACTGGGACAGCTAGTAGAAGGTAAAATTAGCGGTATCAAACCCTTCGGCTTATTCGTCGATTTGGGAGGTACTACCGGTTTGCTCCACATCAAACAAATCAGCCAAACCTACATTGAATCGCTGCCAAATCTGTTTCAGGTCGGTCAGCAGATTAAAGCAGTCATAGTCGATTTAGATGAAGGAAAAAGTCGTATTTCTCTTTCCACCAGAGTCTTAGAAAATCACCCAGGTGAAATGCTAGAAAACATGGCTGAAGTGATGGCTTCAGCTGATGCCCGCGCTCAACGCGCCAAGAAAAATATTTCAAATGCAACTTGAGCTTGCGGATTACCTGGGTAAAAGCTTAATATTCTAATCGGCTTCCTTGTCAAGCGGTCTGGTATAAATAAATTTAGCTCTATCAGATCGCTACGTTAACTTGGAACTCTAACTCCCACTTTTGAGATAGGCTATGTCTGTAGGTGACTGCGCTAACTCTCAACGGTAACTTAATCTATGTAGCGTTATACCAAGTTGCATTCTTACAAGTATATTTCTCTCGCCTTCTTTCCCTTCTGGAACGAGAATATTCAACATTCGATCGCAACTTGGTATTATATGGGTGCAACAAATCTACAGGTTTGATTAGTGTTATAAAGGTAGAGAAATCATGGCTAACGGAGATACTCGCTTAACCCTAGAACAAATATTTGATGCTAATTACTATCGCCTAAATAATCCAGACTTAGCCCAACTTAGCGATGATGAAGCCTTAAATCACTTATTAACATATGGATTCTTAGAAGCAGGTAGTATTCCATCAAGACTGCAATTTTCACCGTTTGTTGACTTTGAATATTATCGGAATAATAACTTAGATATCTCAGGGTTTTTCGACAACCGACAATTAGTACAACAGTTTTTAAACGAAGGGCTTTTCCAAGGGCGATCGTTCTCGCCCGTAGTCGATCTGAATTTATATAGGCAAAGCTACGCCGATCTGGCAGGTTTAGACAATAACCAATTACTCGAACATCTGATCGATTATGGCATTTATGAAGGAAGAATATTTTCACCGTTAATAGACATCAATTACTATCGGCAGAATAACCCCGATCTGGCCGGATTCGACAACAAAGAATTATTCGTACAATTTCTCACTGCTGGCATAAACGATGGGCGATCGTTTTTACCGCTATTTGATGTCAACTTTTACCGAGCAAACAACCAAGACTTGGATGATGCGGATTACACTAACGAGCAGTTAACAGATCATTTTCTAAATATTGGCCTAAGAGAAGGAAGAAGGTTTTCGCCATTTTTCGATATCAACTACTACCGAGAAAGCAATCCAGACTTAGTTTTAGCAGGGTTAGACAATGAAGAATTGTTCAATCATTTTCAAACTCGCGGTTTGGATGAAGGGCGCAGATTTTCACCCTTTATTGATGTTAATTACTACTTAGCTAACCAACCTGACCTAAGAGCGGCAGGTTTAACTCCTCGGCAAGCATTCGATCATTTTGTCAATATTGGTTTGAATGAGGGACGCCGCTCCTCGCTGATATTCGATCCGGTATATTACTTAGAGAATAATCAGGACTTAAAAAGAGCGGGATATACAAACAGACAAGCTTTTGAACACTTTCAAATCTCCGGTATCAACGAGAGGCGATCGTCATCAGTTTACTTCGATCCAAGGTCGATCGAGCCCTTTATTCTAGAAAGCATTCCAAACCTAATAGCTGCCCCTCAGTTATTAGAAAATTCGCCATTTAGATGGAACATCCCAGCCGATGGGGTACTCACATACAGCTTCGTCACCTCTGCCAGCGCCCCTTTGTACGAAGGGCGAGAATCTGGCGTGACGGAATTGACCCCACAAATTAAGAACAATATTCGCAACATCCTGCAACTTTACGACAACATACTGCCCTTCGATTTAGTTGAAGTTTCAGACAGACCTCCCAACGTCGGGCAGCTACGGTTCATGTTTTCCAACGGGCCACGCGATCAATCGCGAGAAGGAAACGTTCTCGCTTATGCCTACTACCCCGGAGACCCCACCGACTTTACTGGTAATCTTGCTGGCGACGTACATTTGAACCCTAACAGAAGTACGATCGATTTTTCAACTGGTGCCGGCAGTTTCAGCTATGAAGTTTTACTGCACGAAATCGGTCATGCGCTAGGTTTGCGACATCCTTTTGAGGGGAACCCGCCTCTAGCTGCAGGTAAGGATAACGATAGTAACACAGTCATGGGTTATAGCTTTTTTCCCGGTAATTACAATGGCTCTTTTGCCAGTACACCGATGGCCTATGATATCCGTGCCTTGCAGTTACTGTATGGGTTTAGTAGTTTGAATGAAGGTGACACAAACTATCAGTTTAATGTCAACAATTTTTTTGGCGCAGAGTCAAATGGACAAAATGGAGTAAAAAACACTATCTGGGATACCGGCGGAATTGATACATTTGATTTTTCAGCATTACCCCCGACTTTATTCGGTTATTACTTCAACATGAATGAGGGAGGTTACAACACTACACAGCTGGCGCTCAACGGTTCTACCTATACAACTTCCACTGCTCAGGGTATATTCACTACGAATAGTTTTGGCACAACTATTGGTTTTGGTTTCACTTTGGAAAACTTAGTCGGTTCTCAGGGAGATGATGAAATATTGGGAAATAATATTTCCAATAACATTGCAGGTGCAGCAGGTAACGATGTAATTACAGGTGCCCGTGGTGCAGATATCTTAAATGGCGGCCCCGGATCTGATATATTTGTATTGGCTCCGGGCGATGGCGGGCCAAATCCGGGCTCGACTGATGTGATTACCGATTTCACGGATGGTGAAGATTCGATCGGTCTAAGCGCTGGTTTGAGATTCGATCGCCTACGTATTACTCCCGGCACTAACCCGAACGATACTATTATCCAAGTTGCCAGCAGCGGCGAATACTTAGCTGTACTTACTGGCGTTCCATCTTTCGCTATCACTAATGCTGATTTCACGTTTGTTTAGAAATGTGTTGGCACATCCGCCTGCTTATTTCCAAGCGAATTCTAAGTAGAGTTGGACAAAAGTTGAAAAGTTGTGTTATGTGTCAAGTTGTTCCATTTGGAGTGGTTATGCGATCGCAGTAACCTATTCACAATGGAACAACGAACAATCAACGACATAGGTTAAGCGAAGTCACTAAACCGACTTAATACCAGTTTGTATTTGCCAGGAAAAAACTATGCCTACAGCTGCTACTTCCCCCTTAAGCATACAAGAACTATATGATGAGAATTTCTATCGAGCTAACAATCCAGACTTAAATTATTTAAACAGTCGGGATTTATACCAACAATTCCTGAATTTTGGCATTAATCAAGGTCGCAGATTTTCGCCGTACTTCGATGCCAATTTCTACAGACTTAGCAATACCGACTTAAATAGTTTAAACAACAGGCAGTTATTAGATCATTTTATCAACATCGGTCTGCCAAACGGTCGCAAATTCTCCCAATTTTTCGATATAAATTTTTATCGATCCGCCAACTCCGATTTAGCTGGTTTCGATAACATAGATTTGTTTCGACACTTCAAAAATTTCGGTGTCGCTGAAGGTTTTCGTCCCTTCTCACCAGTATTCGATATTAATTACTATCGAAATAATAACTCAGATTTGCAAGGGCTGAATTATCGGCAATTGTACGAGCATTTTCAGCTTTCCGGTATGGGCCAAGGACGTGAATTTTCGCCGTATTTTGACTTCGATATATACCGGGCTAGAAACTCTGAATTAACAAGTAATATCACTACTAATCAAGGATTGCTAGAAAGCTTCCTTACTACTGGGATAGAGCAGGGTCTTTCTGCCTCGCTGTTCTTCGATCTCAACTACTATAAATCTAAAAACTCCAGCTTGTCTAACTTGAGTAATAGACAATTATTCGAGCAATTCCAAATTATTGGTTTGCCGCAGGGGCGTACTTTCTCTCGCTACTTTGATTTTGATTTCTACCGAGATGCCAACCGAGACCTCGGTCAACTGAACAATAAACAATTGTGGGAACACTTCCAAAACTTTGGTTTAAGGGAGGGACGCCCTTCTTCAGCATTCTTCGATCTAGATTTTTATCGTTCTAGAAATCGAGACTTGGCTGGACTGAGCGACAAACAATTAGAGGAACAATTGATTACCGAAGGTCTGGATCAAGGTCGTTCCCTTTCACCATTCTTCGATCTTAATTACTATCGAGTTGCCAACGGTAAAGCGGAGACTCTCAGCAATAGACAATTGTGGCAAGACTTGCAAGACGTTGGCGTGCCGGGAGGACAGGCTTTTTCACAGTTCTTCGATTTGAATTTGTACCGAAGTAGCAACCCAGATTTGGCAGGTTTGAGCAACGAACAATTGTTTGAACATTTCCAAAACTTTGGTCTAGCTGAGGGAAGAACTTTTTCGCCAGTAATCGATCTAAATGTCTATCGAAATAGCAATCCGGATTTTACAAATCTGAGCAATAAAGATTTATTCGAGATATTGGTAACTTCTGGTATAAGTGGGGGAAGCGGTGGAGGTTCTGCTGTTACGCAGTTTTTTGACCCCGATTTTTATCGCACCAATAACCCTGACTTGGCAGAGGAAGGAATAGTTACCGATACGCAATTGTTGGAACACTTCCAAAACTTCGGTCTGGACGATCGAGGCAGAAAATTCTCACCATATCTAGACCTGGATTACTACCTAGCTAACAACCCAGATTTGGTGACCGCAGGTCTGACTAGGCGGGAAGCATTCGAGCATTTTCAACGTTACGGATTGGATGAAAGACGCCCGTTTTCGCAATTTTTTGATGTCCGATACTATCTAGATAACAACACCGATTTGCGTGCAACTGGGATGAGTTACCGCCAAGCGTTTTCTCACTTTCAAAATTTTGGTGTAAATGAGGGACGCCGCCCATCGATTCTATTTAATCCTGTTTATTATCTGGATAACAACCCGGACTTGGCTGCCAGAGGAATGAGTTTTAAGGATGCGTTTGTGCATTTTCAGAATAACGGTTTTGTGGAAGCGCGATCGGCGTCTGTTTTATTCCAGCCTCAAGATATTGCCCCCCTACTATTTCCTTTGGCCGTAAACGAAACTGGCGACGCTTTAGACCTGAGAGTAAACCCCCCCGTGACCATAGTAGCCTTACCTAACTGGCTTCAAAACGTGCGCGAATGGGGGGACATCCCAGCTAATGGCACTCTCAGCTATAGTTTTGTTGGCACAGCCGGTGCCTTTTTGTACGAAGGATCGGAGAGCAACGTTAGGGAAGTACCCGAATCGGTTAAAAACAACGTTCGCAATATCATGCGGCAGTATGATGAGGTTCTGGGCATCAATGTGGTTGAAGTTGCAGACACGCCTCCCAATGTCGGTCGCATCAGAATTATGTTTTCCAACGGCCCTGGCCAGCGCGGTGTACCGGGCTATGGCAATCCCCCTTCCGATAACCCCGGTACGACTTTGGCCGGTGATGTGCATTTAAATCCGACCATTGATTATTCTCAAGGCCCTGGCAGTTATAACTACCAAACTTTGCTCTCCGTAATTGGCAATGCTCTTGGGCTGCAAAACCCCAAAAAACAAACTCTACCTGCGGTTTTTGAGCCCGTTCTCAGTTTTGGGAAGGATAACAATACAAATACTGTAATGACCGATAATACTCCTCCCCAAACATATAACGGCTCATTTGCAAGCACACCTATGTCTTACGATATCCGTGCTTTGCAGTACCTTTATGGTGCCGGTTATGCAAACGAAACCGATACAACATATAGGTTTAATACCAGCAATTTCGGGCCTACCGATCTCAGCGGAAGAAATGGCTTAAAACAGACTATTTTCGATGCCGGCGGTATTGATACATTTGACTTTTCCGCATTGCCAGCCGTTCCCTTCGGTTACTACTTCGACATGAATGAAGGAGGACAAAATACAACACAAATTGCCCTCAATGGCGCAACCTATATTGTTCCCAACCCCAACAGCACTGACAACGACCCTCTCCCTCCCATCACATTGACAACTAACAGTTTTAGCACCACGGTTGCTTTTAGCTTCTCTCTCGAAAACCTGGTCGGTTCTCCGGGAGATGATGAAATATTGGGCAACAATTTGTCCAATAATATTGCAGGCGGTGCTGGCAACGATATCATCAACAGCGGCATCGGTAAAGATACATTAACAGGTGGTGCTGGCAGCGATATTTTTGTAGTGGTTGCCGGCCAAGGCAGCCCCAACCCGGAAAACGCTGATATTATTACTGATTTCGTGGATGGTCAGGATAGAATTGGCTTGGGTATAGGTTTGACTTTTTCTCAGATCGTGATATCCCCAGGCACTAACTCGAATGACACTTTCATTCGACTTGCTAGAAGCGGTGAATACTTGGCTGTATTGACTGGGATTCCATCTGCGGCCATTACCCAAAGCGACTTTACTGCTATTTGAGAATAGTGCGCGGCTAGTTGTTAACAGTGAGTTTAAACATAACTAACAACTAGCTGATAATCAACGCCAACCTTTGTATCTGCTAGGAAAAATTTATGTTTCCACCTGTTGTTTTACCACTTAGCGTACAGGAAATATATGACGAAAGTTTTTATAGAGCTAACTATCCAGAGTTGGCTAATTTGAACAGCAGAGAATTAGAACGACATTTACTTACCACTGGTATACCGCAAGGTTTCAAATATTCGCCGTTTTTTGATGTAAGTTATTATCGCAGCAACAACACCGACTTGGGTAACTTAAACAACGAGCAATTATTGAACCATTTTCTCAGTACAGGTGTTGCGGAAAGGCGCAAAACTTCTTCATACATCGACCTGGATTTTTATCAAGCCAGTAACCCAGACCTAGCCCAATTGGATAACGCACAATTATTTGTGCATTTGAAAAACTTTGGTTTGGCTGAGGGGCGTCCCTTCTCTCCAGCAGTCGATCTAAATGCCTTCCGAGCTAGCAATCCCAATTTTGCCGGACTGGACAACCAACAATTATTCGAGCAATTCCAACTTTCCGGTATCTCTGTTGAAACACCCACCACCGCGCCTGAGTTATTTGATGTAGAATTTTACCGACAAAATAATCCTGATTTGGTCGCGGCAGGAATAGATACCGATGCGGAACTTTTGGAACATTTCCAAAACTTTGGAATAGCCGACATAGGCCGAAAATTTTCACCTTTTTTAGATCTCGATTACTACCTAAGTAAAAACCCAGACTTGGTTACAACAGGTCTGACTCGACGAGATGCTTACGACCATTT containing:
- a CDS encoding dienelactone hydrolase family protein, whose protein sequence is MADLEIRTSNVKIPNGELQIDAYYAEPIGQVPFPAVIVFQEIFGVNEHIRDVTARIAKEGYVAIAPALFQRIAPGFETGYTPEDIKIGRDYKQQTKASELLGDIQATIDYLKSLPQVKGDRIGCIGFCFGGHVAYLAATLPDIKATASFYGAGIANSTPGGGEPTITRTKDIKGILYAFFGMDDASIPAEQVDRIEAELEKHQVTHRVFRYDGVDHGFFCDRRGSYDAAAAEAAWAQVKQLFQTNLLVASGS
- a CDS encoding M10 family metallopeptidase → MPTAATSPLSIQELYDENFYRANNPDLNYLNSRDLYQQFLNFGINQGRRFSPYFDANFYRLSNTDLNSLNNRQLLDHFINIGLPNGRKFSQFFDINFYRSANSDLAGFDNIDLFRHFKNFGVAEGFRPFSPVFDINYYRNNNSDLQGLNYRQLYEHFQLSGMGQGREFSPYFDFDIYRARNSELTSNITTNQGLLESFLTTGIEQGLSASLFFDLNYYKSKNSSLSNLSNRQLFEQFQIIGLPQGRTFSRYFDFDFYRDANRDLGQLNNKQLWEHFQNFGLREGRPSSAFFDLDFYRSRNRDLAGLSDKQLEEQLITEGLDQGRSLSPFFDLNYYRVANGKAETLSNRQLWQDLQDVGVPGGQAFSQFFDLNLYRSSNPDLAGLSNEQLFEHFQNFGLAEGRTFSPVIDLNVYRNSNPDFTNLSNKDLFEILVTSGISGGSGGGSAVTQFFDPDFYRTNNPDLAEEGIVTDTQLLEHFQNFGLDDRGRKFSPYLDLDYYLANNPDLVTAGLTRREAFEHFQRYGLDERRPFSQFFDVRYYLDNNTDLRATGMSYRQAFSHFQNFGVNEGRRPSILFNPVYYLDNNPDLAARGMSFKDAFVHFQNNGFVEARSASVLFQPQDIAPLLFPLAVNETGDALDLRVNPPVTIVALPNWLQNVREWGDIPANGTLSYSFVGTAGAFLYEGSESNVREVPESVKNNVRNIMRQYDEVLGINVVEVADTPPNVGRIRIMFSNGPGQRGVPGYGNPPSDNPGTTLAGDVHLNPTIDYSQGPGSYNYQTLLSVIGNALGLQNPKKQTLPAVFEPVLSFGKDNNTNTVMTDNTPPQTYNGSFASTPMSYDIRALQYLYGAGYANETDTTYRFNTSNFGPTDLSGRNGLKQTIFDAGGIDTFDFSALPAVPFGYYFDMNEGGQNTTQIALNGATYIVPNPNSTDNDPLPPITLTTNSFSTTVAFSFSLENLVGSPGDDEILGNNLSNNIAGGAGNDIINSGIGKDTLTGGAGSDIFVVVAGQGSPNPENADIITDFVDGQDRIGLGIGLTFSQIVISPGTNSNDTFIRLARSGEYLAVLTGIPSAAITQSDFTAI
- a CDS encoding M10 family metallopeptidase, with protein sequence MANGDTRLTLEQIFDANYYRLNNPDLAQLSDDEALNHLLTYGFLEAGSIPSRLQFSPFVDFEYYRNNNLDISGFFDNRQLVQQFLNEGLFQGRSFSPVVDLNLYRQSYADLAGLDNNQLLEHLIDYGIYEGRIFSPLIDINYYRQNNPDLAGFDNKELFVQFLTAGINDGRSFLPLFDVNFYRANNQDLDDADYTNEQLTDHFLNIGLREGRRFSPFFDINYYRESNPDLVLAGLDNEELFNHFQTRGLDEGRRFSPFIDVNYYLANQPDLRAAGLTPRQAFDHFVNIGLNEGRRSSLIFDPVYYLENNQDLKRAGYTNRQAFEHFQISGINERRSSSVYFDPRSIEPFILESIPNLIAAPQLLENSPFRWNIPADGVLTYSFVTSASAPLYEGRESGVTELTPQIKNNIRNILQLYDNILPFDLVEVSDRPPNVGQLRFMFSNGPRDQSREGNVLAYAYYPGDPTDFTGNLAGDVHLNPNRSTIDFSTGAGSFSYEVLLHEIGHALGLRHPFEGNPPLAAGKDNDSNTVMGYSFFPGNYNGSFASTPMAYDIRALQLLYGFSSLNEGDTNYQFNVNNFFGAESNGQNGVKNTIWDTGGIDTFDFSALPPTLFGYYFNMNEGGYNTTQLALNGSTYTTSTAQGIFTTNSFGTTIGFGFTLENLVGSQGDDEILGNNISNNIAGAAGNDVITGARGADILNGGPGSDIFVLAPGDGGPNPGSTDVITDFTDGEDSIGLSAGLRFDRLRITPGTNPNDTIIQVASSGEYLAVLTGVPSFAITNADFTFV
- a CDS encoding S1 RNA-binding domain-containing protein is translated as MKPKSTPSQANNSSFSMDDFAKALETHDYNFEKGQVVRGKAFEYASDGVYIDIGAKSSAFLPIQEIILKRSTTLSELLPLGEEREFLIIREQDADGQVTLSLKQLQIKQTWDKLAEMQDSGQTIQVKVTGVNKGGVTVDVKGVRGFIPRSHLIDKDKLEELIGQPLTASFLELDREREKLVLSQRLASQSARFSEMELGQLVEGKISGIKPFGLFVDLGGTTGLLHIKQISQTYIESLPNLFQVGQQIKAVIVDLDEGKSRISLSTRVLENHPGEMLENMAEVMASADARAQRAKKNISNAT